ACTTGTGATCGGCCCCTACGCGCTTGGAGGTGTGGATTGGCCGCTCATCGGCGCGCCTTTCCCGCGTCCGCCCGACAGCGGCGCCGATCCGCTGCCCGGCGAGATCCACCACATCGCCTCGCTGGCGGCCATCTTGCTGCTGTTTGTGTCCGGGCTAGAAACGGATGTCGGGCTGTTTATGCGCTACAGCGGGCCTGGTCTCGCTGTCGGCGTGGCGGGCGTGGTTGCCGCGTACGGTTTTGGCGCATCCAGCGCCCTTCTGTTCGGCCTTGCTGACAACTGGATAGCGCCGGTGGCCATGTTTTTGGGCGCGGTGTCAACCGCGACATCGGTCGGCATCACGGCGCGGCTGCTATCTGAACGCAGAAAGATGGATACGCCGGAGGGCGTCACGATCCTTGCTGCAGCGGTGCTGGATGACATTTTGTGCTTCGTGCTGCTGGCGGTGGTCGTCGGAATCAGTCGTTCCCAGTTGATGGACGCTGCGTTCTCTTGGAGGGAGATTGGACTGACGGCCGCGCGGACGATCGGCTTCTGGGTGGTTTTGGCAACCGGCGGGCTTTTGCTGGGCCGGCGTGTGGCGCGTCTGATGAAAGCGCTCGGCTCGCATGAAACTATTGCGATGGTCACATTCGGCCTGTCGCTGATGCTGGCGGGGATCAGCGAGCGGATGGGCGTGGCCGCTATCATCGGCTCCTATACTGCCGGGCTCGCACTTTCGCGCAGCGACCTGGCAGATGTGATTCGAGATCGGCTCCATGGCCTCTACACGGCGATCGTGCCGATTTTCTTCTGCTCGTCCGGCATGATGGTCGACCTGCTATCCCTGAAGGGTTCGATCGCCGCGGGCCTGGCTTTCACCCTTCTGGCGATTCTCTCGAAGGTGTTCGGTTGCGGGTTGGCCGCGTTTTTGACGGGCTTCAATGCGCTGGGCGGCTTGCGGGTCGGGGTGGGGATGATGCCGCGCGGGGAGGTCGCGCTGATTGTCGCCTCGCTGGGCCTGGCGCAAGGCGTGTTGACGGCGGAGCTGTATGGCATGGCTGTGCTCATGGCGATTCTCACCACGCTGTTGGCGCCGCCTGTGCTGGGACCACTTCTTTCGGAACGGAGCGGCTTGCGGCGCGGACAACGAGAGGGCTCGCCGGGAGGGGAAACGGTTTCCCTCGACCTGCCCCGGCACGACGTGGTCGAGCTGTTGATGGGGCGATTCGTGGAGGCGCTGAGGCAGGAAGGATATCTGGTTCAGCCCCTACCCGGCGAAAACCTCTTTCGAGCGCGGCTCGAGGACCGCGTTATGACCATATCCCGCGAGGGCACCCGTCTGATGGTCACAGCCTCCGCGGGCCAATCTGCCT
This is a stretch of genomic DNA from Kiritimatiellia bacterium. It encodes these proteins:
- a CDS encoding cation:proton antiporter codes for the protein MSRRHSGVRVGAAFAMLLLGAGPAWAGGDGEPSGIALFALQLSTILVAAHLGGALARRVGLPSVIGELSAGLVIGPYALGGVDWPLIGAPFPRPPDSGADPLPGEIHHIASLAAILLLFVSGLETDVGLFMRYSGPGLAVGVAGVVAAYGFGASSALLFGLADNWIAPVAMFLGAVSTATSVGITARLLSERRKMDTPEGVTILAAAVLDDILCFVLLAVVVGISRSQLMDAAFSWREIGLTAARTIGFWVVLATGGLLLGRRVARLMKALGSHETIAMVTFGLSLMLAGISERMGVAAIIGSYTAGLALSRSDLADVIRDRLHGLYTAIVPIFFCSSGMMVDLLSLKGSIAAGLAFTLLAILSKVFGCGLAAFLTGFNALGGLRVGVGMMPRGEVALIVASLGLAQGVLTAELYGMAVLMAILTTLLAPPVLGPLLSERSGLRRGQREGSPGGETVSLDLPRHDVVELLMGRFVEALRQEGYLVQPLPGENLFRARLEDRVMTISREGTRLMVTASAGQSAFVRYLLLEEVLELQDMLDECRQKGSLNAMKDFLIRDAMRIEPID